The stretch of DNA AGCGATCGCTAAAATTGGTGAAAAGATCACTCTTCGCCGTTTTGAAGTCGTCACAAAAGGTGACAACGACTCTTTTGGGGAATACCTTCATATGGGCGGCCGCATCGCGGTATTAACGGTATTGGAAGGCACAACAGATGCTCAAGCTGCTAAGGACGTCGCTATGCATGCCGCTGCCTTAAATCCAAAATACATTTCACGCGATGCTGTTTCTGAAGAGGAAGTAGCTCATGAACGTGAAGTATTAACTCAGCAAGCTTTAAACGAAGGCAAGCCAGAGAAAATCGTCGCTAAAATGGTTGAAGGCCGCCTAGGTAAATTCTTTGAAGAAATTTGCTTAGTTGACCAGGCTTTCGTTAAAAACCCTGACCAAACAGTTGGAGAATATGTAGCATCTAAAGGCGGAAAAGTGAAAGAGCTTGTGCGCTACGGTGTAGGGGAAGGTATTGAAAAGCGTCAAGATAACTTCGCTGAAGAAGTCATGAACCAAGTCAAAAAATAATTCTTTTCCATTGAGTACATAGAAAAGAATGAACCATCAAATGGAAATCCCTTGCCGATTGCTGGTGAGGGATTTCATATAGCGAGCATTAGAAAATAAACAAACCATTACATATGGAGGTTTACATGAGCATTCCTAAGTATAAACGTGTAGTATTGAAGCTAAGCGGTGAAGCGCTGGCTGGCGAAGCTGGCTTTGGCATTAACCCAGCCGTCATCAAGTCAATTGCTGAACAAGTGAAGGAAATTGCTGAACTGGATGTAGAGGTCGCAGTCGTAGTTGGCGGCGGAAACATTTGGAGAGGTAAGATAGGCAGTGAAATGGGCATGGATCGTGCAACAGCCGATTATATGGGAATGCTGGCAACCGTTATGAACTCCATGGCATTGCAGGATAGCTTGGAGCAGCTCGGAATCGAAACTCGCGTGCAAACATCCATTGAAATGCGTCAAGTAGCGGAACCTTATATCCGCCGCCGCGCTATTCGTCATCTGGAGAAGAAACGAGTCGTGATATTTGCTGCCGGAACCGGAAATCCATACTTTTCCACAGATACAACTGCCGCTTTGCGGGCCGCTGAAATTGAAGCAGAAGTCATTTTAATGGCTAAGAATAATGTGGACGGCGTCTATTCCGCTGATCCTCGTGTGAATAAAGACGCTTTTAAATATGAGAAGCTTTCCTATCTGGATGTCATTAAAGAAGGACTAGCTGTCATGGATTCTACTGCTTCCTCCCTATGTATGGATAATGACATTCCGCTGATTGTATTCTCCGTCACGGAAAGCGGAAACATTAAACGAGTTGTCATGGGAGATAATATTGGAACAATTGTTAGGGGGAAAGAATAATGCCAAAGCAAGTAATGGAACAAATGAAAGAAAGAATGACAAAAGCGATTCAAGCGTTTACGAGAGAATTAGCTTCCATCCGTGCAGGGCGTGCCAACGCTTCATTATTGGATCGGGTAATGGTTGATTATTATGGAGCGCCGACGCCTATCAATCAGCTGGCATCGGTTTCCGTGCCGGAAGCCAGACTGCTGGTGATTCAGCCTTATGATAAAACGGCTCTCGGCGATATTGAAAAGGCGATTCTTAAATCCGACCTTGGATTGACCCCATCCAATGATGGATCCGTTATTCGTTTAGCTTTTCCAGCGCTGACTGAAGAGCGCCGGAAAGAATTAGTTAAGCTCGTGAAGAAAGAAGCGGAAGATGCCAAGGTGGCGATCCGCAACATTCGCCGCGACGCAAACGAAGATTTCAAAAAGCTTGAAAAAGCCGGTGATATCACGGAGGATGAATTGCGCGGCTACACGGACGATGTCCAAAAAGAAACCGATCAATTTATTGCAAAAGTCGATAGCATCTCGAAGGATAAAGAAAAAGAGATTATGGAAGTGTAACTGTTTTAAACCCTCTTCTTAGCAAGGGGGTTTTTATTCTTATGCACCTTTGCCTTCTTTTTAAACGTGCGGCTCGCTTGAAATAATAAATACATAAAATTCTACAAAGTAATCATCAATAGATTTTGGTATTATAATAGAGAGTGATTGAATTTTAATTGGATGATGCTACATTTTGGAGGATATTTTATGATTAATAAAAAGAAATTATGGAGCAAAAAGGAAAGCCATAATCCAAAAAATAGAATAGAGGAAATTAAGCAAGAGCCGGTGCCTAAGCATATTGCTATTATAATGGACGGGAATGGAAGATGGGCCAAAAAAAGAGCTCTTCCCAGAATGGCCGGGCACCATGAAGGCATGAAGACGGTTCGGAAAGTAACACGGCTTGTCAGCAATCTCGGCGTTCAAGCATTGACTTTATACGCCTTTTCGACAGAAAATTGGAAGCGACCGAAAGTCGAAGTTGATTTCCTGATGAAGCTGCCAGAAGAATTTCTCGGCACGTTTTTGCCGGAGTTAATTGAGGAGAACGTGCGGGTGGAGATGATGGGAGACCGCGAACAAATCCCAGCCCACACGCTATACGCTGTGGAGAAAGCGATGAAAGAAACCGCGGGAAATGACGGGCTTGTTCTCAATTTCGCTTTAAATTACGGCAGCCGCTCAGAAATTATGGCCGGGGTAAAAAACATCATTCGTGACGCAAAGAGTGGTATACTAAGCGAGGATGACCTTAGTGAGGAATTATTTTCTCGCTATTTAATGACTCGCCATTTGCCTGATCCGGACTTATTGATCCGCACGAGCGGAGAAATTCGCCTTAGCAACTTTATGCTCTGGCAGCTTGCCTACACGGAGTTTTGGTTTACAGATGTGCTGTGGCCAGATTTTACTGAAGCGGATTTGCTTGAAGCCGTGGAAGCATTCCAGCGGCGTACCCGGCGGTTTGGCGGTCTTACAGATAAATAACGAATTGGATGATAGTTAGGAGTAGAAAAATGAAGCAACGAATTGTTACAGCTGTCATAGCGGCAGCTGCTTTCCTGCCGATTGTGCTTTACGGGGGATGGCCGTTTGTGCTGTTAACGTATTTAATGGCCGTGATCGGTCTCGGAGAAGCCTTGCGAATGAAAAAAATCCCTTTGCTTTCCGCCCCTGGCACACTGTCGGTTCTCATGCTGTTTGTGCTGTTGATTCCTGAGCGATACACCAAGGCGATCGTACAAGCCGGATACGATAAGCTGCAGCTAATCTTGCTGATGGTCCTTCTGCTGCTCGTATATATGGTTGTCTCAAAAAACCGCTTCACGTTTGAAGACGCCGGCTTCTGCACATTATCTGTGCTGTATG from Bacillus xiapuensis encodes:
- the tsf gene encoding translation elongation factor Ts, producing MAVTAQMVKELREKTGAGMMDCKKALTETNGDMEKAIDFLREKGMAKAAKKADRIAAEGTAFIKSEGNEAVILEVNSETDFVAKNEGFQQLVKELAEQLLAKKPATLEEALEQKMSSGDTVAEYINKAIAKIGEKITLRRFEVVTKGDNDSFGEYLHMGGRIAVLTVLEGTTDAQAAKDVAMHAAALNPKYISRDAVSEEEVAHEREVLTQQALNEGKPEKIVAKMVEGRLGKFFEEICLVDQAFVKNPDQTVGEYVASKGGKVKELVRYGVGEGIEKRQDNFAEEVMNQVKK
- the pyrH gene encoding UMP kinase — its product is MSIPKYKRVVLKLSGEALAGEAGFGINPAVIKSIAEQVKEIAELDVEVAVVVGGGNIWRGKIGSEMGMDRATADYMGMLATVMNSMALQDSLEQLGIETRVQTSIEMRQVAEPYIRRRAIRHLEKKRVVIFAAGTGNPYFSTDTTAALRAAEIEAEVILMAKNNVDGVYSADPRVNKDAFKYEKLSYLDVIKEGLAVMDSTASSLCMDNDIPLIVFSVTESGNIKRVVMGDNIGTIVRGKE
- the frr gene encoding ribosome recycling factor is translated as MPKQVMEQMKERMTKAIQAFTRELASIRAGRANASLLDRVMVDYYGAPTPINQLASVSVPEARLLVIQPYDKTALGDIEKAILKSDLGLTPSNDGSVIRLAFPALTEERRKELVKLVKKEAEDAKVAIRNIRRDANEDFKKLEKAGDITEDELRGYTDDVQKETDQFIAKVDSISKDKEKEIMEV
- a CDS encoding isoprenyl transferase, translated to MINKKKLWSKKESHNPKNRIEEIKQEPVPKHIAIIMDGNGRWAKKRALPRMAGHHEGMKTVRKVTRLVSNLGVQALTLYAFSTENWKRPKVEVDFLMKLPEEFLGTFLPELIEENVRVEMMGDREQIPAHTLYAVEKAMKETAGNDGLVLNFALNYGSRSEIMAGVKNIIRDAKSGILSEDDLSEELFSRYLMTRHLPDPDLLIRTSGEIRLSNFMLWQLAYTEFWFTDVLWPDFTEADLLEAVEAFQRRTRRFGGLTDK